Genomic DNA from Methanofollis sp. W23:
TGAAAAATTTGAAGGGATGACGGAAGATCTCCATCAGGCGCAGCCAGCGTTTCCTGGACTCCAGGTGTTTGAGGAACTTCTCGTCCGGTTCTTCGGTCTCGGTGCGGTCCAGGATCTCGGCACTGAACTCGGCCTCCCTGATCTCGCGGTGGGCGACTTCGAGGTTGTCTGAGGGGAGGAGGATGTACAGGATGAAGATCATCGCCATCGCCCCGAGGGGCAGCCCGATGTACATCAGCGGCATCACGCCCTCGAGCTGGCTCTGACCCGAGAGGTTCTGGGCGACCAGCATGATGATGATCGCGATCGGTCCTGCGACAAATGCGGTCACATAGATCTCGGCGATCATTTCCAGGATCTGGAGGAGTGCGTCGAGTTCCTGGCGTGCAAGTTCGCGGTAGGTCTCAGACTTTGAGTCGAAGAAGTTGGTGAGGTTCCCGCCGCTCCGGTAGACGAGCGCCAGGTCGTTGAGGAGTTCTTTGAAGTTCTCGGAGGGCGTGACCTCCTGGACATTGCGCATTGCAGAGAGGAGGTCGAGCCCGAAGAGTTCGACGTCCCGCACGATGAGCCCGCACTCTTTCGAGACCTCGCCGTAGAGGTCGCCGGCCTCGTAGACGTGCCTGAAGATATCGTAGAGCGTGACCGTCGAGGAGAGCGCCTGCATGTAGGTGATGGCGTAGGGAAGGTCGAGGTCGATCTGCGCCTTCCGGCCGCGTGCGAGGAGCGCGGGGTACGAGGAGGTCGCACAGTAGACCCCGCCGACCAGGACGAAGAAGCCGAGGAAGACGGTGAGGCCGTACGGGAAGGCCGGGACGAGGTTGATCTCGATCCCGTACAGGGCCAGGAGGAAGACGCCGCAGAGGTAGACGAACCCTGCCAGCAGGGTCACCACCAGGCTGAGTTTGGAATATTTCCCGGCCGGGATGGGGATGTGCGCCGCCCTGAGAGAGCGGGCGAGTTCGTCACCCCTCGATGGCGAGGGCCTGGAGAAGGGTGTGCCGTTCATGTCTGGCCCTGCGCCATCGTCTCCTGCACCCGCCGCCCGATCCCGGCCAGATCACGTACGCCGTCTGCAGACATCTTCTCCAGGGCCGCCCGGCGGAGAGCGAGCGCCTCGTCGAGGTCGGCCTGGTTCCAGCCGTGGCGGTAGGCGATGTCGCCAAAGACCTTCGACTCCTCATAGACCCGCACGAACCGGTCCTGCCGGTGGTCCCAGGTGAAGAGGGGGACCCACCTGATCTCGTCGCCCTCGACCGCCACTTCGTTGAGGGAGAGGCACCGCCTGAACCCGCGGCCCCCCTGGTACAGCAGGCTCTGGATGAGGATGAGGTCGAGCGCCCCGAACATCGCGATCGGGACACTGATGGGATCGTGGGTGAGACGGTTGATCGCTTCTTTGACGCTGCCGGCATGGAGGGTGGAGTAGGTGGTGTGCCCGGTGTTCATTGCCTGGAAGAGGGTCTGCGCCTCCTCGCCTCGCACTTCGCCGACGATGATGAACTCTGGCCGCTGTCGCAGCGCCGCCTTGAGGAGGCGAAACATCCCCACGTCCCCTGTGCCGCTGACATTGGCGCTCTCGCGTGTCCGCATCGGGAGCCAGTTGGCATGCGGGAGCTGGATCTCGCGGGTGTCCTCGATGGAGACGATCTTTGCCACCGCCGGGATGAAGAAGGAGGCGGCGTTCATCGTCGAAGTCTTGCCGCTTGCGGTCCCGCCGGCGATGATCATGCTCTTCTTGTTCTCGACCGCAAGCCAGATGTGGGCCATCAGGTCGGCGTCGTAGGTCTGGTTCTCGATGAGGTCCACCGGGGTCATGGGGTCGGCCTTGAACTTCCTGATGGTGAACGAACTCCCTTTCGAGGAGATGATGTCAGAGTAGGTGATCTGCGCACGTGAACCCTCGGGGAGGGCGGCGTCGACGAGCGGGGTCGTGAGTGAGAGTTGTTTGTCGGCCTTCTGGGCAAGTTTGAGCACGAACTTGTTCAACTCGGTGTCGTCGAAGATGCAGTCGGTCTCGATGCTTGCGTAGCGCCGGTGATACAGGAAGAGCGGCACCCCGGCGCCGTTGCAGGTGATGTCCTCGATCTGCTCGTCGTGCATGAGGGGGTCGAGTTTCCCGTAGCCGAGGAAGTTGCGGCGGAGGTAGTAATACAGCACCTCCACGCGCTCGTCGGCGATCTCGGGATCGAAGGAGCAGATCACCTTCCGTGCGAGGTCGGGGTCGAGGTCCATCTCGCCCCGTTTCCGCGGACTGTCATAGACGAGTGCGGTTCTGAGGTGCTCGAAGGTCTCTTCAAGGACGACGAGTTCTTTCTCGGTCACCTTCGGCTCGGTGATCTCGTAGCGGAGGGTGACGGGATCAGCCCTGACGATGCTCGCATAGGAGAAGGGCGGGACGAGCCAGTAGCGGTCGAGGAGGAGGAGGTCGTCGTCGCCGTTCGCCGGAGGGAGGTCGAGGGGGCGTGGGGCGGCCCGGGGGGTGTCCCCATTCCCTGAAGGTTCGGTCGGCCGTATCTTCCCGAGGAGTGCAGAGAGGTTGAAGTTCATATCCAGCCTCCGTAGGGTTCTCTCTCGGCCTTCTGGTGATACTCGATCTCGACCTCGACGTTGCAGTTCCTGACAAAGACGGCGATGTCGTAGGTGCCCGGCCCGAAGATCTCCTCGTGATCCTCGTTCTCACCGCCCCACCGGCTCTGCCACCCGAAGGTCTGTTCGAGTTCGGCCGTGCCGTGCTCTTCGTCGATACGGTACACCGCGAAGCGGACGTCGCTGTATGGCGTCATCTTCTTCTGAGCCTCCTCGTCCATCTCAATGATTGTGTATGAGATCCGCCAGGCCGTAGGGCTGGTGAGGTGAGCCCTGCCCCAGGGGTCGTAGAGGGCGGCGTCCTCGCAGACGGTCAGGGCGTGGTCGAAGAGTGTCCAGTCTCCGTCATGGGTCCAGGCGACTCCTGAGGGCACCCAGCGGCTGGAGTAATAGTCCTCGGCGCGACCAGGCCACCCGTCGGCAGGCGCAGCGCCCGCACGATCAGGGGTCGGGATGCGGAGGAGGTCGGTCAGACCTTCGTCGGTGGTGAAGGGGAGGTCTTCACCAAGGGGCATCCTCTTGGCTGCAGTGAGGTCGTCCGTGATCCCGGCGTCGCGTGTCAGGCTCCGACCGTACCAGAGTCCGTCGCCGCCGATGAAGACCGGGACCATGCCGTCGTAGGCGCCGCGGGGTGTCCCGACCTCCTCGATCTCCACCGTCCATGCGGCACAGACGGTGAGCGGGACGGTCCAGACGGCGTCCTCGATGACATAGGTGACCTCCTCGCCGCTCTTCTCCCTGAACTCGGCGGCGGCGTCAGGGGTCTGGGCGGTGACAAAGGTCTTGTTCGCCGGGTAATACCTGGCCTGGCCAAGACTGCCGGTGAAATTCTCGCCTGCACTCCAGACGGCGTCGCCGGCGTACCAACCGCCCTCTCGTGGGCATGCGGCGGGGAGCGAGCCGACGGTAACTCTGCCGTCGGACGGGTGGTAGACGAACGTGCCGACCTGGGCGGTTGCGTCCACTCCATACCGCCGGCCTGGCACCGAGTCGTCGCAGACGATGCCGAGAGCGGTGGCGCCTGGGATGAGAGTGCGCCGGTCATAGGTCGGGGGGTACGAGAGAAGCGAGACGGCATAGCCCATCTCATGAAGGACCGCCGCAGCAAGGACGGCGTGGTCGGTGCTGTCGCCTTTCCCCTCGACCAGGGTCTCGACCGGGTACCTCAGGCTCTTCTGGTCGGTGGAATAGGTTATGTTCTCGACAAAGGCGAGCACATTGGAGACGGTCTCGTAGTCCCCCCATCCTCGTTCCCGGCTTTTATCCAGGAAGAGATCGGCGATCGTATCGATTACGCCATCATCGCCGTCGGTCACGACATACCTGGCCGTCCCCATGAGGGTCTCCGGGTCGGTGCCGGTGATGCTGGGGTGCGGGCGGTGTGTGAATGCCTGATAGGTGGAGTTCTCGATGTACAGGTC
This window encodes:
- a CDS encoding type II secretion system F family protein, with protein sequence MNGTPFSRPSPSRGDELARSLRAAHIPIPAGKYSKLSLVVTLLAGFVYLCGVFLLALYGIEINLVPAFPYGLTVFLGFFVLVGGVYCATSSYPALLARGRKAQIDLDLPYAITYMQALSSTVTLYDIFRHVYEAGDLYGEVSKECGLIVRDVELFGLDLLSAMRNVQEVTPSENFKELLNDLALVYRSGGNLTNFFDSKSETYRELARQELDALLQILEMIAEIYVTAFVAGPIAIIIMLVAQNLSGQSQLEGVMPLMYIGLPLGAMAMIFILYILLPSDNLEVAHREIREAEFSAEILDRTETEEPDEKFLKHLESRKRWLRLMEIFRHPFKFFISDYQVGAVIGAGLALIVTLQYHTGAFSAVFPAYTAEAYICVVIIAAIFPVMLAYEARRRYAMKVESQLPEFLREIADMRDVGMTLQGAIFMIARSKMGILSSEVRVVSEELRWGSSLSSALVRMEERIGLVSVKRAISLLVKASEVTDYIREILTIAISDLEHYLKMKTKRLNVSFVYLAVIYLSFGIYLYSAYQMNVAFVSSFEAYDVTFDLTSNISDMFHIAIILGFFSGIMAGQLSSNNVLAGLKHASVFLAASVVVFIFIL
- a CDS encoding type II/IV secretion system ATPase subunit, with protein sequence MNFNLSALLGKIRPTEPSGNGDTPRAAPRPLDLPPANGDDDLLLLDRYWLVPPFSYASIVRADPVTLRYEITEPKVTEKELVVLEETFEHLRTALVYDSPRKRGEMDLDPDLARKVICSFDPEIADERVEVLYYYLRRNFLGYGKLDPLMHDEQIEDITCNGAGVPLFLYHRRYASIETDCIFDDTELNKFVLKLAQKADKQLSLTTPLVDAALPEGSRAQITYSDIISSKGSSFTIRKFKADPMTPVDLIENQTYDADLMAHIWLAVENKKSMIIAGGTASGKTSTMNAASFFIPAVAKIVSIEDTREIQLPHANWLPMRTRESANVSGTGDVGMFRLLKAALRQRPEFIIVGEVRGEEAQTLFQAMNTGHTTYSTLHAGSVKEAINRLTHDPISVPIAMFGALDLILIQSLLYQGGRGFRRCLSLNEVAVEGDEIRWVPLFTWDHRQDRFVRVYEESKVFGDIAYRHGWNQADLDEALALRRAALEKMSADGVRDLAGIGRRVQETMAQGQT